The following nucleotide sequence is from Halococcus sediminicola.
GAATCGCCCCTGGAGGAAGGCGAACCCGTACGCGTGGTTGGAATGCCCACAACAGACTCAACGCTGAGCCAGCAGTTCGTGACGATTGAGTGGAAGAACAGAGAACTTGGTGTGCCACTCAAGCAGCTCGAACCAGTCGACGCCAGTAATACCACCGAACAAGCGGTCGCAGACTGGCACTACTGGCTCAAGCGCTAATAGACGTGGCGGCGACACCCGGTGGGATCATCCACCATTCGAGAAGGACAATCAGTGACCAGCAGAGAGTGACTGGATTGCATATGCTTCAGCGAGCTCAACCACATCGTAGACGTGGATACCGGTTTTGAACCAGAGCACCCGCTCAGCTTCAAGATCAATGTCCTCGCTCGTGCAGTCCAGTTCTTCGGACACCGCGGGCACCAGATTATCCACATCTGCTTGACGGATCTTGGAGAGTTTCTCATCGAGATATTCGGGCGTCCAGAAGCCCACGATCTCGAGAATCGCCCGGCGGCCGTCAGGATGTTCCAGCGCGAAATCCGGCAACAGGACCTCCGCTCCCAGATCGATCACGTCATCCTCGCGGACCAGTTCCCACTCCGTGTTCGACCGGTTCCACTTGTCGGCGAGCGTGCGTTCGAGGTCGCTGTCGAACTGGCTCCCACCGCTGTAGTGCGTTTGGAGTCCCACTGTCTGATCCAGCGTCAGTTCTCGTGTTTCGTTGGCTGACTCGTCGGTGAGAATCTCCGCGGTAAGCTCCCACCGCTCGCAGTGGGGCAACGCCGGCAGGAAGTTCGCCATCCGAATGCCGTACTTGCGTGACTGCCGGAACAGCGAGGCTGGACCGTCCAAGATCGCTTCGTACCCCTCCGCGAAGTCCGTACTCGAGACGCGCTTGCCGTGTTCGTCGATCGGATAGATCCGGTGCATCAGCCCGAACAGCTTCACATAGCTGAACACCGTCGCAAACTGGTCCCACACTCGAATACGCAACTCGGTCGCGTCGTAGAGCACTGCCTGCGCGAGCGCGAGGTTGTACCGATGCAGCAGCCACTCGACAGTGAGTTGCTTGCCTGTGTACGTTTCCTCGCTCTGGCCAGTCAACTGAGTCATACTGGTCGTCCCATCAGTATCCAGTTCGACCGACTCGGCGACCTGGTCGCCGAAGCGCACGAGGCGATTGTTCGCGTCGAGGTCCGCATACATCCCCTGGTGACACTCCGCGAGTGAAATGCCGAGGTCGTCAGCGACCGACG
It contains:
- a CDS encoding DUF790 family protein; this encodes MLTADLARSRTSDGEVTPLFIDPDDARYRETASELIELFETHVGEPKADLDTAVDQLTVADTDYKIIQGLAKLLRDECDFETVAAAEPREIRQRLFERANDAYPIVRQPTLGADTRKLDIYTSVADDLGISLAECHQGMYADLDANNRLVRFGDQVAESVELDTDGTTSMTQLTGQSEETYTGKQLTVEWLLHRYNLALAQAVLYDATELRIRVWDQFATVFSYVKLFGLMHRIYPIDEHGKRVSSTDFAEGYEAILDGPASLFRQSRKYGIRMANFLPALPHCERWELTAEILTDESANETRELTLDQTVGLQTHYSGGSQFDSDLERTLADKWNRSNTEWELVREDDVIDLGAEVLLPDFALEHPDGRRAILEIVGFWTPEYLDEKLSKIRQADVDNLVPAVSEELDCTSEDIDLEAERVLWFKTGIHVYDVVELAEAYAIQSLSAGH
- a CDS encoding calcium-binding protein, whose product is MGVDRDEERDERIEMEIIVDTYGAEEQAMGWNAYLDDTLEFPFEARCRTEREESPLEEGEPVRVVGMPTTDSTLSQQFVTIEWKNRELGVPLKQLEPVDASNTTEQAVADWHYWLKR